In Castanea sativa cultivar Marrone di Chiusa Pesio chromosome 6, ASM4071231v1, a single window of DNA contains:
- the LOC142640385 gene encoding digalactosyldiacylglycerol synthase 2, chloroplastic, whose protein sequence is MDKKQHIAIFTTASLPWMTGTAVNPLFRAAYLSKDGERKVTLVIPWLSLKEQVLVYPSNITFKSPSEQETYVRQWLEERAGFASCFSIRFYPGRFSRDKGSILAVGDISEIIPDEEADIAVLEEPEHLTWFHHGKRWKVKFRLVVGIIHTNYMEYVKREKSGMQAYLLKYANTWVVDIYCHKVIRLSAATQEYPKSIICNVHGVNPKFIEIGRKKIAQQQNGKQAFTKGAYYIGKMVWSKGYKELLKLLHDHQKELAGIEIDLYGSGEDSDQVQEAAKKLELAVRVHPGRDHSDPLFHDYKVFLNPSTTDVVCTTTAEALAMGKIVVCANHPSNEFFKQFPNCWTYDSSNGFVEATRRALAEEPGQLTEAHRHELSWESATERFLKVTELDQLPTGKLSRTPSKSFMSTSFNMKRNMEDASAYMHHVISGFEASRRMFGAIPGSLQPNEEQCKELGLAVRAGKHGSRK, encoded by the exons ATGGATAAAAAGCAGCATATTGCCATTTTTACTACCGCCAGCCTTCCATGGATGACTGGAACTGCTGTCAACCCTCTGTTTCGTGCAGCATATCTTTCAAAAGACGGGGAGAGAAAGGTCACCTTGGTGATTCCATGGTTATCTTTGAAAGAGCAAGTACTAGTATATCCCAGCAACATCACATTCAAATCACCTTCAGAGCAGGAAACATATGTTCGTCAGTGGCTTGAGGAGAGGGCTGGATTTGCATCTTGTTTCAGCATACGTTTTTATCCTGGAAGG TTTTCTAGAGATAAAGGGAGCATTCTTGCTGTTGGAGATATTTCAGAAATCATCCCTGATGAAGAGGCAGATATTGCCGTTCTTGAGGAGCCTGAGCATCTTACATGGTTTCATCATGGGAAGAGATGGAAAGTCAAATTCCGCCTGGTTGTAGGAATTATTCATACCAATTATATGGAATAtgtaaagagagagaagagcgGGATGCAAGCATATCTTCTTAAATACGCAAATACCTGGGTTGTTGATATCTATTGCCACAAG GTAATCAGATTATCTGCTGCCACGCAGGAGTATCCCAAATCAATAATTTGCAATGTTCATGGAGTCAATCCCAAGTTCATTGAGATAGGCAGGAAAAAGATAGCGCAACAACAAAATGGGAAGCAAGCCTTCACCAAAGGTGCCTACTACATTGGGAAGATGGTATGGAGCAAAGGCTACAAGGAGCTACTAAAACTTCTTCATGATCACCAGAAGGAACTAGCTGGGATTGAGATTGATTTATATGGAAGTGGTGAGGACTCAGATCAGGTCCAGGAAGCTGCTAAGAAGTTGGAACTAGCTGTTAGAGTTCACCCTGGTCGTGATCATTCTGATCCTCTATTCCATGA TTATAAAGTCTTTCTTAATCCAAGCACCACGGATGTAGTCTGTACAACCACAGCTGAAGCACTGGCAATGGGAAAAATTGTTGTGTGCGCCAATCATCCCTCAAATGAATTCTTCAAGCAGTTCCCAAATTGCTGGACCTATGATAGCAGCAATGGCTTTGTTGAAGCCACACGAAGGGCATTAGCTGAAGAGCCTGGACAGCTGACAGAAGCTCATAGGCATGAATTATCATGGGAGTCAGCTACAGAACGGTTTCTGAAGGTTACCGAGCTGGACCAGTTACCTACAGGGAAACTGTCAAGAACTCCTTCAAAGAGCTTTATGTCCACATCTTTCAATATGAAGAGGAACATGGAGGATGCATCAGCATATATGCATCATGTGATTTCAGGGTTTGAAGCATCTCGAAGAATGTTTGGTGCAATTCCAGGGAGCTTGCAACCAAATGAAGAGCAATGTAAAGAGCTAGGGTTGGCTGTTCGTGCAGGAAAGCATGGCTCAAGAAAATGA